In Nicotiana tabacum cultivar K326 chromosome 19, ASM71507v2, whole genome shotgun sequence, one DNA window encodes the following:
- the LOC107811535 gene encoding pentatricopeptide repeat-containing protein At1g14470-like — protein sequence MSHLNTAALKAAKLNHLKQLHAQLFQNSVYSDNYWVAQLINLCTRLHAPPTYVRRIFNSVDQPNVFVFTNILKFYSQLGAHTEVFYLFDKMQKYNVTPDAFVYPILIKAAGKCGVVFHAHCIKMGHDWDRFIRNAIMDMYGKFGPLEVARELFDEMNERAVADWNALISGYWNWGNEAEARSLFDLMPEKNVVTWTAMVTGYSNRKDMENARRYFDQMPERNVVSWNAMLSGYAQNGSLVEVIRMFDEMVSSGVRPDETTWVTIISSCSSLGDASLAEALVKMINEKGVHLNCFAKTALLDMYAKCGNLAMARKIFDELGTYKNLVTWNAMISAYARVGDLASARELFDKMPEKNVISWNSIIAGYAQNGQSKVAIDLFKDMIAKGVLPDEVTMVSVISACGHLGALEFGNWAVNFLEKHQIKLSISGYNALIFMYSKCGSRKDAKKVFQSMETRDVVSYNTLITGFAAYGNGIEAVDLLCKMKKENIEPDRITYIGVLTACSHGGLLEEGRSIFNSIKDPDSDHYACMVDLLGRNGKLDEAKCLIESMPTRPHAGVYGSLLHASRVHKRIDLGEFAAKKLFEIEPENSGNYVLLSNIYASARRWEDVDRVRGLMKIGGVMKTTGWSWIEHEGEMHKFIVGDRSHEQSTNIYRVLAETEKKIRLAGYMADKSCVLRDVEEEEMEEMVGTHSEKLAVAFALLVTEPCSVIRVVKNLRICRDCHTAIKIISKLEGREIIVRDNNRFHCFNKGRCSCKDYW from the coding sequence ATGTCACACTTGAACACGGCAGCACTAAAAGCGGCCAAACTAAACCACTTGAAACAGCTTCATGCACAGCTCTTTCAAAACTCCGTCTACTCCGACAACTACTGGGTGGCGCAGCTCATCAATCTCTGCACGCGCCTCCACGCTCCACCCACATACGTTCGCCGAATATTCAACTCGGTCGACCAACCCAATGTCTTCGTTTTCACCAACATTCTCAAGTTCTACTCCCAATTGGGTGCCCACACTGAGGTATTCTATCTGTTTGACAAAATGCAGAAATACAATGTAACCCCTGATGCGTTTGTATATCCCATTCTCATCAAAGCAGCTGGAAAATGCGGCGTTGTGTTCCATGCTCATTGTATTAAAATGGGTCATGATTGGGATAGGTTCATTCGCAACGCGATTATGGATATGTACGGAAAATTTGGGCCTTTGGAGGTTGCTCGAGAGCTGTTTGATGAAATGAATGAGAGAGCTGTTGCGGATTGGAATGCTTTGATTTCGGGGTATTGGAATTGGGGGAATGAAGCTGAAGCGAGGAGTTTGTTTGATTTGATGCCTGAGAAGAATGTGGTTACTTGGACTGCAATGGTTACTGGGTATTCGAATAGGAAAGATATGGAGAATGCTCGAAGGTACTTTGATCAAATGCCGGAGAGAAATGTTGTGTCGTGGAATGCAATGCTGTCAGGGTATGCTCAAAATGGGTCACTTGTAGAGGTTATAAGGATGTTTGATGAGATGGTGAGTTCTGGGGTTCGCCCTGATGAAACTACATGGGTTACTATCATCTCTTCTTGTTCTTCGCTTGGTGATGCTAGCCTCGCTGAGGCCCTTGTCAAGATGATAAATGAGAAGGGTGTTCACTTAAATTGTTTTGCAAAGACTGCGCTACTTGACATGTATGCCAAGTGTGGGAACCTTGCCATGGCTAGGAAGATCTTTGATGAATTAGGTACCTATAAGAACTTAGTTACATGGAATGCAATGATTTCGGCGTATGCAAGAGTTGGTGATTTGGCTTCTGCAAGAGAACTCTTTGATAAGATGCCCGAGAAGAATGTCATCTCTTGGAATTCAATTATAGCTGGTTATGCTCAAAATGGACAATCAAAAGTGGCTATTGACCTTTTCAAAGATATGATAGCAAAAGGTGTGCTGCCAGATGAAGTCACCATGGTTAGTGTGATCTCTGCCTGTGGTCACCTTGGGGCTTTAGAATTTGGCAATTGGGCAGTAAATTTCCTGGAAAAGCATCAAATCAAGTTGAGCATTTCAGGGTACAATGCTCTAATTTTCATGTACTCCAAGTGTGGAAGTAGGAAAGATGCAAAGAAAGTATTTCAATCAATGGAAACCAGAGATGTAGTTTCCTATAACACATTGATTACAGGTTTTGCAGCTTATGGCAATGGGATTGAAGCTGTTGATCTGTTGTGcaagatgaagaaagaaaatattgaaCCAGATCGAATAACATATATTGGGGTATTAACAGCTTGCAGTCATGGTGGACTGCTAGAAGAAGGTCGAAGTATATTTAATTCTATCAAAGATCCAGACTCTGATCATTATGCGTGCATGGTTGATTTATTAGGTAGAAATGGTAAACTAGACGAAGCAAAATGTTTGATAGAAAGTATGCCAACTCGTCCACATGCAGGAGTATATGGGTCCCTTTTACATGCTAGTCGAGTTCACAAAAGGATAGACCTTGGAGAGTTTGCTGCTAAAAAGCTCTTTGAAATAGAACCTGAAAATTCAGGTAATTATGTTTTGCTTTCGAACATATATGCCTCAGCAAGAAGATGGGAAGATGTAGACAGGGTGAGAGGGTTGATGAAAATTGGAGGAGTAATGAAGACAACTGGATGGAGTTGGATTGAACACGAGGGTGAGATGCACAAGTTTATAGTGGGTGATAGGTCACACGAGCAATCAACAAATATTTATAGAGTGCTGGCTGAAACAGAAAAAAAGATAAGGCTAGCTGGATACATGGCTGATAAGAGCTGTGTTTTAAGagatgttgaagaagaagagatgGAAGAGATGGTAGGGACCCATAGCGAGAAGTTGGCTGTGGCTTTTGCACTTCTTGTTACTGAACCATGTTCGGTCATAAGGGTGGTGAAGAACCTCAGGATATGTAGGGATTGCCACACAGCAATCAAAATCATTTCAAAGTTGGAGGGGAGGGAGATTATTGTAAGGGATAATAATCGATTCCACTGCTTCAATAAAGGGCGGTGTTCTTGTAAAGACTATTGGTAG
- the LOC107811533 gene encoding uncharacterized protein LOC107811533, whose translation MAIVPFTSIIMSQSQQHEQQDDTINNINNTIKDDDDHEHDMVMPGFRFHPTEEELVEFYLRRKVEGKRFNVELITFLYLYRYDPWELPALASIGEKEWYFYVPRDRKYRNGDRPNRVTTSGYWKATGADRMIRSENSQSIGLKKTLVFYSGKAPKGIRTSWIMNEYRLPQHETERLQKAEISLCRVHKRSGVEDHPSLPRSLPTTRASSSSSSRGTTNSIKKQHHQQVVQNSLISPYVVGQSSQQQIDEKLSTETSASSTSTDHHHHHHVATSLGLNSLSNSYNSIALDPMAGGAVTSTSSLSPFASLVSPSSTGAVVEDLHKLINLDQQVAFHNQQHFHNNPINHIPAVASQQFLQPQVLPQHAQPQSLLFQGSLQSSSSFSDRLWEWSSIQTDANCKDYQPNNPFK comes from the exons ATGGCAATTGTCCCATTTACAAGCATCATCATGAGCCAAAGCCAACAACATGAGCAACAAGATGACACCATCAACAACATTAACAACACCATTAAAGATGATGATGATCATGAACATGACATGGTCATGCCTGGTTTTCGATTCCATCCAACTGAAGAGGAACTTGTAGAGTTTTATCTTCGCCGTAAGGTTGAAGGCAAGCGCTTTAATGTTGAACTCATcacttttctttatctttatcgCTATGACCCTTGGGAGCTTCCTG CGTTGGCATCAATTGGAGAGAAGGAATGGTATTTCTATGTACCAAGAGATCGGAAGTACAGAAATGGGGACAGGCCTAATAGGGTGACAACTTCAGGTTACTGGAAAGCTACTGGAGCTGATAGAATGATTCGAAGCGAGAATTCGCAGTCGATTGGCCTGAAAAAGACATTAGTTTTCTACTCCGGCAAAGCTCCAAAGGGGATTAGAACTAGTTGGATTATGAATGAATACCGTCTTCCACAGCATGAGACTGAACGCCTACAAAAG GCTGAAATTTCATTGTGCCGTGTCCATAAAAGATCCGGAGTGGAAGACCATCCATCTCTCCCTCGATCACTTCCCACAACAAGagcatcatcttcttcttcctcaagaggGACTACTAATTCAATCAAGAAACAACACCATCAACAAGTAGTACAAAACTCATTGATCTCTCCATATGTAGTAGGTCAATCCTCCCAACAGCAAATTGATGAAAAATTGAGTACTGAAACAAGTGCAAGCAGTACTAGCACTGATCACCACCACCATCATCACGTTGCTACATCTCTCGGCCTCAATTCCCTTTCAAATTCTTACAATTCCATCGCATTAGACCCCATGGCTGGGGGCGCAGTCACTTCAACATCCTCATTATCGCCTTTTGCTTCGTTAGTATCACCGAGTAGTACTGGTGCTGTAGTCGAGGATCTCCACAAACTAATCAACTTAGATCAGCAGGTCGCGTTTCATAATCAGCAGCATTTTCATAATAATCCCATTAACCATATTCCTGCTGTTGCATCCCAGCAGTTTTTGCAGCCACAAGTATTACCACAGCATGCGCAGCCTCAATCTTTATTGTTCCAAGGATCGCTTCAGTCGTCGTCGTCTTTTTCAGACAGATTATGGGAATGGAGTTCAATTCAAACTGATGCAAACTGTAAAGACTACCAACCCAATAACCCCTTCAAGTAG
- the LOC107811534 gene encoding PHD finger protein Alfin1, with translation MENPVPRTVEEVFNDFKGRRAGLIKALTADVEKFYQQCDPEKENLCLYGLPSETWEVNLPVEEVPPELPEPALGINFARDGMQEKDWLSLVAVHSDSWLLSVAFYFGARFGFGKSERKRLFQMINDLPTVFEVVTGAAKQAHDAAHNNSSKSKSSGKSRQPDPQPKAVKISPPKMEDESGEEEEEEDEQGATLCGACGDNYATDEFWICCDICERWFHGKCVKITPAKAEHIKQYKCPSCSSKRARV, from the exons ATGGAAAATCCGGTACCTAGGACTGTAGAAGAAGTATTCAACGATTTCAAAGGTCGTAGAGCTGGTTTAATTAAAGCACTTACCGCAG ATGTTGAGAAGTTTTATCAGCAGTGTGATCCTG AAAAGGAGAACTTGTGTCTCTATGGGCTTCCTAGTGAGACATGGGAAGTAAACCTCCCTGTGGAGGAGGTGCCTCCAGAACTTCCGGAGCCAGCATTAGGCATAAATTTTGCACGTGATGGAATGCAAGAGAAAGACTGGTTATCACTTGTTGCTGTTCACAGTGATTCATGGTTGCTTTCTGTTGCGTTCTACTTTGGTGCACGGTTTGGGTTCGGCAAGAGTGAAAG GAAGAGGCttttccaaatgataaatgaTCTGCCAACAGTATTTGAGGTTGTAACCGGAGCTGCTAAGCAGGCACATGATGCTGCTCACAATAATAGCAGCAAAAGCAAATCAAGTGGAAAG TCTCGACAGCCAGACCCCCAGCCCAAGGCAGTAAAGATATCTCCACCTAAAATGGAGGACGAAAGCggggaggaggaagaagaagaagatgaacaagGGGCAACTCTCTGTGGAGCTTGTGGTGATAATTATGCCACTGATGAATTCTGGATTTGCTGTGATATTTGCGAGAGATGGTTCCATGGCAAATGTGTGAAGATTACTCCAGCAAAAGCTGAGCATATCAAGCAGTATAAGTGTCCTAGTTGCAGTAGCAAGAGAGCTAGAGTTTAA